The Chryseobacterium geocarposphaerae genome has a window encoding:
- a CDS encoding glycosyltransferase, whose translation MSNKKVITSAFSNLYTDQRIEKVCRTLYENGYDIELIGNDWNGAEEMSRPYPFSRIELKSKSLKTAYLEFNWKLYHQLKKKANKNTILYANDLDALLPNYLIAKKLNIPLIFDSHEIFSEMPAIQGKMSQKLWRYLEKTIVPKIKLMITASSGYAVWFKAQYGINPVVVQNAPRKLNFNQEISDNNPKILLYQGAINPFRGIDKAILAMHDVENVVFQIAGDGPRKTEYEELVIKEDLQDKVQFLGKLHPDDLRKITLTADCGMSIEENGGESYFYSLPNKVLDCIQARVPLILSSLPEMLTIKNRFDVGEIIKNHEPSSIAEAINTVLNKGRKNYLPELERAANILCWENEEIKLLEVFQKATESF comes from the coding sequence ATGAGTAATAAAAAAGTGATTACTTCAGCGTTCAGCAACTTATATACGGATCAGCGTATAGAAAAGGTTTGCAGAACGTTATACGAAAACGGGTACGATATTGAGCTCATTGGAAACGACTGGAACGGAGCTGAAGAGATGTCGCGGCCTTATCCATTTTCCAGAATAGAGTTAAAATCAAAAAGTTTAAAAACAGCTTATTTAGAATTCAACTGGAAATTATACCATCAGCTAAAGAAAAAAGCAAATAAAAATACTATTCTTTATGCCAATGATCTGGACGCATTGCTTCCGAACTATCTGATTGCAAAAAAGTTAAATATTCCGTTAATTTTTGACAGTCATGAAATTTTTTCCGAAATGCCTGCAATTCAGGGCAAAATGTCACAAAAATTATGGAGATATCTGGAAAAGACTATTGTTCCGAAGATCAAATTGATGATTACAGCAAGTTCAGGATATGCCGTCTGGTTCAAAGCTCAATATGGAATTAATCCTGTTGTTGTTCAGAATGCGCCAAGGAAATTGAATTTTAATCAGGAGATTTCAGATAACAATCCTAAAATTCTTTTATACCAAGGAGCAATTAATCCGTTTCGGGGGATTGATAAGGCAATTTTGGCTATGCATGATGTAGAAAATGTTGTTTTTCAGATTGCGGGAGACGGACCAAGAAAAACAGAATATGAAGAACTGGTGATTAAGGAAGACCTTCAGGATAAAGTCCAGTTTTTAGGAAAGTTACATCCTGATGATTTAAGAAAAATTACTCTGACTGCAGATTGCGGGATGAGTATTGAAGAGAATGGGGGAGAAAGTTATTTTTATTCTTTACCAAATAAAGTTCTGGATTGTATTCAGGCAAGAGTTCCTTTAATTTTATCAAGTCTTCCTGAAATGCTTACGATTAAAAATCGGTTTGATGTGGGAGAGATCATTAAAAACCATGAGCCTTCAAGTATTGCAGAAGCAATAAATACCGTTTTGAATAAAGGAAGAAAAAACTATCTGCCGGAACTTGAAAGGGCTGCAAATATACTTTGTTGGGAAAATGAGGAGATAAAATTGCTGGAAGTTTTTCAAAAGGCCACTGAAAGTTTTTAA
- the bcp gene encoding thioredoxin-dependent thiol peroxidase, whose protein sequence is MLKVGDKLPQFEGINQDGETVQSEKLIGKKLVIFFYPQANTPTCTVEACNLSDNYSKLEKAGFQLLGISGDSVKKQKNFHNKFAFPYDLIADENRDIIEKFGVWQEKKTFGKTYMGIVRTTFIFDEKGVCTRVIEKVTSKTAAEQILEG, encoded by the coding sequence ATGCTGAAAGTTGGAGATAAACTACCACAATTTGAAGGAATAAATCAGGATGGAGAAACGGTACAATCGGAGAAATTAATCGGAAAAAAATTAGTTATTTTCTTTTATCCTCAGGCAAATACGCCAACCTGTACTGTGGAAGCCTGTAATTTGAGTGATAATTATTCAAAATTGGAAAAGGCAGGATTTCAGTTATTGGGAATAAGCGGAGACTCTGTGAAAAAGCAGAAAAATTTTCACAATAAATTTGCTTTTCCTTATGATCTTATTGCTGATGAAAACCGTGATATTATTGAAAAATTCGGGGTTTGGCAGGAGAAAAAAACGTTTGGTAAAACCTATATGGGAATTGTAAGAACCACCTTTATTTTTGATGAAAAAGGAGTTTGTACGAGAGTCATTGAGAAAGTAACTTCAAAAACAGCGGCTGAGCAGATTTTGGAGGGATAA
- a CDS encoding SprT-like domain-containing protein gives MSIETLEKYLPQNTRTYLRKWFSDYYIHIKITRERNSKLGDYRKLHDNSHEITINSTLSPQLFFFVLTHELAHLIAFEKFGRRISPHGNEWKTTFREMLLESIEVYEDALKPIIIKFSKSPKANFMASPDLVKFFHAGHADDNFCYIEEIEKGGFFVYQNQKYLQEGLIKKNYLCKNLATGRKYSFRPLARVEKCM, from the coding sequence ATGTCTATTGAAACATTAGAAAAATATTTACCTCAAAATACACGGACTTATTTAAGAAAATGGTTCTCAGATTATTATATTCATATAAAGATAACAAGAGAGCGGAATTCGAAATTGGGAGATTATAGGAAGCTGCATGATAATTCCCATGAAATTACAATAAATTCCACATTATCGCCACAGCTTTTTTTCTTTGTGCTTACTCATGAGCTGGCACATCTTATTGCTTTTGAAAAGTTTGGAAGAAGGATATCACCTCATGGAAATGAGTGGAAAACCACTTTTAGAGAAATGCTTTTGGAGAGTATTGAAGTATATGAGGATGCGTTGAAACCCATTATTATAAAGTTTTCAAAATCTCCCAAAGCCAATTTTATGGCAAGTCCGGATTTAGTAAAGTTTTTTCATGCAGGACATGCAGATGACAATTTTTGCTATATTGAAGAAATAGAGAAAGGAGGCTTTTTTGTTTATCAAAATCAAAAATATCTGCAGGAAGGACTTATTAAAAAAAACTATCTTTGTAAGAATTTGGCTACCGGGAGAAAGTATTCTTTCAGACCTTTAGCCAGAGTAGAAAAATGTATGTGA
- a CDS encoding GNAT family N-acetyltransferase, whose translation MSLKKQIPPNADNFYETERLIIRPMSLEDGEFILDLYNRPKFIQFIGDRHIKTVADAENYIKEKFLPQFERLGYGNYLVLTKEGNHKIGGVGIFEREGLDVVDIGFSLLDEFEGKGYAYEAASKVKSIGMDDFGLKKISAITSKGNFSSQKLIEKLGLKFQKHVTLPGENEELRYYETE comes from the coding sequence ATGAGCCTAAAAAAACAAATTCCTCCAAACGCAGATAATTTCTACGAAACAGAAAGGTTGATCATCCGTCCAATGTCTTTGGAAGACGGAGAATTCATTCTTGATCTTTACAACAGGCCCAAGTTTATTCAGTTCATCGGAGATCGTCATATAAAAACGGTTGCCGATGCAGAAAACTATATCAAAGAAAAGTTTCTTCCACAGTTTGAACGATTGGGCTACGGAAACTATTTGGTACTGACCAAAGAAGGAAATCACAAAATTGGCGGGGTAGGAATTTTCGAAAGAGAAGGCTTGGATGTGGTAGATATCGGATTTTCTTTATTAGATGAGTTTGAAGGAAAAGGGTATGCGTATGAAGCCGCTTCAAAAGTCAAATCCATAGGAATGGATGATTTTGGACTAAAAAAGATCTCTGCAATTACTTCAAAAGGCAATTTTTCTTCTCAGAAATTAATTGAGAAACTGGGGTTAAAATTCCAGAAACATGTAACTCTTCCGGGGGAAAATGAGGAGTTGAGGTATTACGAAACAGAATAA
- a CDS encoding SufE family protein has product MTIKEKQQEIIDEFAFLEDWEQKYEYIIDLGKELKGLSDDKKTDENLIKGCQSKVWIDAEFKDGKLFFNADSDGILPKGIVSLLVSIYSGHSTQEILDSDFEFISEIGLQEFLSPSRANGLMAMTKQIKFYAVAYQLKS; this is encoded by the coding sequence ATGACCATTAAGGAAAAACAGCAGGAAATTATCGACGAATTTGCATTTCTTGAAGATTGGGAGCAGAAATATGAATATATCATTGACCTTGGAAAGGAGCTGAAAGGGCTTTCTGATGATAAAAAAACTGACGAAAATCTGATTAAAGGCTGTCAAAGTAAAGTTTGGATTGATGCAGAGTTCAAAGATGGGAAATTGTTTTTCAATGCTGATTCTGACGGTATTTTGCCGAAAGGAATTGTTTCTCTTTTAGTGAGCATTTACAGTGGTCATTCTACACAGGAAATTTTAGATTCTGATTTCGAGTTTATCTCTGAAATCGGTCTGCAGGAGTTTCTTTCTCCTTCTCGTGCTAACGGATTGATGGCGATGACAAAGCAGATTAAATTTTACGCAGTTGCCTATCAGTTGAAATCCTAA
- a CDS encoding DinB family protein, protein MITEGLQSLYTRDLNKLKLEIESYQDEASIWKTDKNISNSAGNLCLHLVGNLNHFIGAQLGNSGYIRKRELEFSLKDIPRTELIEKIEGTLEIVASTFNTLSREDLEKDFPLEALGYKMTTEYFLIHLFGHLSYHLGQINYHRRLLDGE, encoded by the coding sequence ATGATAACAGAAGGTCTACAATCGCTTTATACAAGAGATTTAAATAAATTAAAACTGGAAATTGAGTCTTATCAAGACGAAGCATCAATTTGGAAAACAGATAAAAACATTTCAAATTCTGCGGGAAACCTGTGCCTTCATTTGGTCGGAAATCTTAATCATTTCATTGGAGCTCAATTAGGGAATTCAGGTTATATCAGAAAGCGTGAGCTTGAATTTTCATTAAAGGATATTCCAAGAACTGAGCTTATTGAAAAAATTGAAGGAACATTGGAAATTGTGGCTTCAACATTCAATACACTGTCTCGCGAAGATCTGGAAAAAGATTTTCCTCTTGAAGCTTTAGGATATAAAATGACCACTGAGTATTTCCTGATCCATTTATTTGGTCATTTAAGCTATCATCTGGGACAGATCAATTACCACAGAAGATTGTTGGATGGGGAATAG
- a CDS encoding TolC family protein yields the protein MKKVLVIILGLSCLGLKSQKRWSLRECVNYAVEHNLQVIQNEYSKQNQEANLKIAKKNYLPSVSGSIGNTVSFGQTSFGTGSLRNDVFRNNANLGAEVLVYNNGRLDKTVRKNQYDLEASLYDVETIKNDISLQIAQQYLTTLLNKEIVKISESTVANAKKQYDKAKITTSVGTTAQTVLAEAEAALAREKQNLKTAEINVGRSLFALAQLLQLQDYKNFDVEDVSVPDQLTPELKSVNEVLTTAYESQPQIKAAESRIKSAEAQTEVSKTAFWPTVTASVGIGSFYNNLLNTDITGIDESKNIVYERNLFEQYKDNFGQQAGLSVNIPIFNKGITKLQVEQSKINESVAKNSLEQQKQSVRQSVQKAQFDVDANYEAYLAAVEAEKSSKLSMDFAEKSYAAGRTTIFDLNVARNNYANAQGSVAQAKYNYLFSLKLLNFYAGIPLSL from the coding sequence ATGAAAAAAGTTTTGGTAATCATTTTAGGATTAAGTTGTTTGGGGCTAAAGTCTCAGAAAAGGTGGTCACTGAGAGAGTGTGTAAACTATGCAGTAGAACATAATCTTCAGGTAATACAAAATGAATACTCGAAACAAAATCAGGAAGCCAACCTAAAAATTGCCAAAAAAAATTATCTTCCTTCTGTTTCCGGAAGTATAGGAAATACTGTTAGTTTCGGACAGACCTCTTTCGGGACAGGGAGTTTAAGAAACGATGTCTTTCGAAACAATGCAAATCTAGGAGCTGAAGTTTTGGTATATAACAACGGAAGGCTGGATAAAACAGTCAGAAAAAACCAGTATGATCTGGAAGCAAGCTTATATGATGTAGAAACAATAAAGAACGATATTTCGTTGCAGATCGCACAGCAATATTTAACGACCTTGTTGAATAAGGAAATTGTAAAAATCTCTGAAAGTACGGTTGCGAATGCCAAAAAGCAATATGACAAGGCGAAAATAACGACATCGGTAGGTACAACGGCGCAGACTGTTTTAGCAGAGGCTGAAGCAGCATTGGCAAGAGAAAAACAAAATCTGAAAACGGCTGAAATTAATGTTGGGCGAAGCTTATTCGCTTTGGCTCAGCTTTTACAATTGCAGGATTATAAAAACTTTGATGTTGAGGATGTAAGTGTTCCTGACCAACTGACTCCGGAATTAAAATCAGTGAATGAGGTTTTGACAACAGCTTATGAATCTCAGCCTCAGATAAAAGCAGCGGAAAGCAGAATAAAATCTGCGGAAGCTCAGACTGAAGTTTCAAAAACAGCTTTCTGGCCTACAGTAACGGCAAGTGTGGGAATCGGATCTTTCTACAACAACCTTCTTAATACAGATATCACTGGAATAGATGAGTCAAAAAATATTGTTTATGAAAGGAATTTGTTTGAGCAGTATAAAGACAACTTTGGACAGCAAGCCGGCCTTTCTGTTAATATTCCGATTTTTAATAAAGGAATTACAAAACTTCAGGTAGAGCAGTCAAAAATTAATGAAAGTGTTGCCAAGAACTCACTTGAGCAGCAAAAGCAGTCGGTAAGACAAAGTGTTCAGAAGGCACAGTTTGATGTTGATGCCAACTACGAAGCTTATTTAGCTGCAGTAGAAGCGGAAAAAAGCTCAAAACTTTCTATGGATTTTGCTGAAAAAAGCTATGCCGCCGGAAGAACAACTATTTTTGATCTGAATGTTGCCAGAAATAACTATGCGAATGCACAAGGTTCTGTAGCTCAGGCAAAATATAATTATTTATTCAGTTTAAAATTATTGAACTTCTATGCCGGAATTCCACTAAGTTTGTAG
- a CDS encoding bifunctional folylpolyglutamate synthase/dihydrofolate synthase has translation MTNEQYQEAVNWLFVQAPNYQIDGQKAYKPGLQNIVRLCDFFGNPQEKIKCIHIGGTNGKGSSSNMLASVLQEAGYKTGLYNSPHLIDFTERIKVNGENCDKNFVFDFIQKLKNLPEDIKPSFFEFTTVMAFEYFYQQKVDFAIIEVGLGGRLDSTNIIKPLIAAITNVQLDHQNILGDTIEEIAAEKAGIIKKHIPIISGDENNLVKNIIKSKADQEKAPFIDATLLKTDLTSDLKGNYQAKNIKVVLALIEELKKLNLSISDKNIEDGLLHVHQNTNFIGRWFEFSKTPLTICDTGHNQAGLEYVFDQLNSIDKHKHIILGFVNDKKIDEVTKILPENSEFYFAKPAINRGRDPKDYEDLLIGAKISYKIFDSVQEAYLSAKEQCTNEEMIFIGGSNFVVGEFLEKNLEVSK, from the coding sequence ATGACAAACGAACAATACCAAGAAGCCGTAAACTGGCTTTTCGTGCAAGCTCCTAATTATCAAATCGATGGTCAAAAAGCATATAAACCTGGTCTACAAAATATAGTCAGACTTTGTGATTTCTTTGGAAATCCTCAAGAAAAAATAAAATGTATTCATATCGGAGGAACGAACGGAAAAGGTTCTTCAAGCAATATGCTCGCTTCTGTGCTTCAGGAAGCTGGTTATAAAACCGGACTTTACAATTCTCCGCACCTGATCGATTTTACAGAACGCATCAAGGTAAACGGTGAAAACTGTGATAAAAACTTTGTCTTTGATTTTATTCAAAAACTGAAAAATCTTCCCGAAGATATTAAACCTTCCTTTTTTGAATTTACTACGGTTATGGCTTTTGAATATTTCTATCAGCAGAAAGTTGACTTTGCGATTATCGAAGTTGGATTAGGCGGAAGACTGGACTCAACAAATATTATTAAGCCATTAATTGCCGCCATTACTAATGTTCAGCTCGATCACCAAAACATTCTAGGTGATACCATCGAAGAAATTGCAGCAGAAAAAGCAGGAATTATTAAAAAGCACATCCCTATTATTTCAGGGGACGAAAATAATTTGGTAAAAAACATCATTAAAAGCAAGGCAGATCAAGAAAAAGCACCATTTATTGATGCCACCTTATTAAAGACTGACCTTACTTCAGATCTAAAAGGCAATTATCAGGCTAAAAATATTAAAGTCGTTCTGGCCTTAATAGAAGAACTAAAAAAATTAAATCTATCTATTTCTGATAAAAATATTGAAGACGGTCTTCTACATGTTCATCAAAACACCAATTTTATCGGTCGTTGGTTTGAGTTCTCTAAAACCCCACTGACAATTTGCGATACTGGACACAATCAGGCCGGACTAGAGTATGTTTTTGACCAGTTAAATTCCATAGATAAGCACAAACATATTATTTTAGGCTTCGTCAATGACAAAAAAATCGATGAAGTCACCAAAATTTTACCCGAAAATTCTGAGTTCTATTTTGCCAAACCAGCCATTAACAGAGGAAGAGATCCCAAAGATTATGAAGATCTATTGATTGGCGCAAAAATTTCTTATAAAATTTTCGATTCTGTACAGGAAGCATATCTATCTGCAAAAGAGCAATGTACAAATGAGGAAATGATTTTTATCGGCGGAAGTAACTTTGTAGTGGGAGAATTTTTAGAAAAAAATTTGGAGGTTTCCAAATAA
- a CDS encoding endonuclease III domain-containing protein — protein MTKKQRAELVQTELEKLYPEVPIPLDHTDPYTLMVAVALSAQTTDKKVNQVTPNLFKVAGTPEKMAKLEVSEIKELIKEIGLANTKAKNLKRMAELLLERHHGVVPQTYEELEALPGVGHKTASVMMSQGFGFPAFPVDTHIHRLMTQWKLTSGKNVVETEKDAKSIWKEEVWNKLHLQIIFYGREYSPARGKGEKDFITKMMFKEKEK, from the coding sequence ATGACAAAAAAGCAAAGAGCCGAGCTTGTTCAGACCGAATTAGAAAAACTATATCCTGAAGTTCCGATTCCGCTGGATCATACGGATCCTTATACTTTGATGGTGGCCGTAGCGTTATCTGCTCAGACTACCGATAAAAAAGTAAATCAGGTAACTCCAAACCTGTTTAAAGTGGCGGGAACTCCTGAAAAAATGGCAAAATTGGAGGTTTCGGAAATCAAAGAACTGATCAAAGAAATCGGACTGGCGAATACAAAAGCCAAAAACCTGAAAAGAATGGCAGAACTCCTGTTGGAAAGACATCATGGAGTAGTACCTCAAACTTATGAAGAATTAGAGGCGCTTCCGGGAGTTGGTCATAAAACGGCTTCTGTGATGATGAGTCAGGGCTTCGGATTTCCTGCTTTTCCGGTCGATACACACATTCACCGGCTCATGACGCAGTGGAAGCTTACCTCCGGGAAAAACGTCGTAGAAACGGAAAAAGACGCTAAAAGTATCTGGAAAGAAGAAGTATGGAATAAGCTTCACCTTCAGATTATTTTTTACGGAAGAGAATATTCTCCTGCAAGAGGAAAAGGAGAGAAAGACTTCATTACCAAAATGATGTTTAAAGAAAAAGAGAAATAA
- a CDS encoding mannose-1-phosphate guanylyltransferase — protein sequence MLQSDKYCVIMAGGIGSRFWPLSTQKFPKQFQDILGTGRTMIQQTYDRISKIIPAENIFVITNKEYVSVSHQQLPEIPEENIVGEPLMKNTAACNLYMANKIAEKNPNATMVVLPADHLILKEDIFLQKLELAFELASENEYLVTLGITPTRPDTGYGYIQFVEKKNADYFKVKTFTEKPILEIAQSFLESGDFLWNAGIFIWNVKSIHHAFEMYLPDMTQHFMACDYNAGNEQSCIELIYPKVQKISIDNGILEKAKNVYVIPADLGWSDLGTWTSVYENTEKDKNRNSVNQKHLLTYNAEGNIIHAKSNKMVVIDGLKDYIVVDTDKVLLICPREHDQLIKDYVLDLKNFKKGERFM from the coding sequence ATGTTACAGTCAGATAAATATTGTGTGATAATGGCGGGAGGAATCGGAAGCAGATTTTGGCCTTTAAGTACACAAAAATTCCCCAAACAGTTTCAGGATATTTTAGGAACGGGAAGAACAATGATTCAGCAGACGTATGACAGGATCAGTAAAATAATCCCTGCTGAAAATATATTTGTCATTACAAATAAAGAATATGTAAGTGTATCCCATCAGCAATTACCGGAAATTCCGGAAGAAAATATTGTGGGAGAACCATTGATGAAAAATACGGCGGCCTGTAATCTTTATATGGCTAACAAAATCGCTGAAAAGAATCCTAATGCGACCATGGTAGTTTTACCAGCCGATCATTTGATTCTTAAAGAAGATATTTTTTTACAGAAATTAGAGCTTGCTTTTGAGTTGGCATCTGAAAATGAGTATCTGGTAACATTGGGAATCACTCCTACGAGACCTGATACAGGATATGGCTATATTCAGTTCGTAGAAAAGAAAAATGCAGATTATTTTAAAGTAAAAACATTTACTGAAAAGCCCATTCTGGAAATTGCACAAAGCTTTTTAGAGAGCGGAGATTTCCTTTGGAATGCGGGAATTTTTATCTGGAATGTTAAAAGTATTCACCATGCTTTTGAAATGTATCTTCCGGATATGACACAGCATTTCATGGCATGTGATTATAATGCGGGTAATGAACAGAGCTGTATAGAACTTATTTATCCAAAAGTTCAGAAAATTTCCATCGATAACGGGATTCTCGAAAAAGCAAAGAATGTATATGTAATTCCTGCAGATTTGGGATGGAGTGATCTGGGAACATGGACCTCGGTGTATGAAAACACAGAGAAAGATAAAAATAGAAACTCTGTTAATCAAAAACACCTTTTAACGTATAATGCAGAAGGCAATATCATTCATGCCAAAAGCAATAAGATGGTTGTGATAGACGGATTGAAGGATTATATCGTTGTAGATACAGATAAAGTGCTGCTAATTTGCCCAAGAGAGCATGATCAGCTGATAAAAGATTACGTTTTAGATCTTAAAAACTTCAAAAAAGGGGAACGTTTTATGTAA
- a CDS encoding uroporphyrinogen decarboxylase — protein sequence MIPEIATYIGYSASLFIVLSFILKDIRKIRIVNMIGCICFVIYGIFSGMLWPVIIPNGLICFIQIYHLLTDKKK from the coding sequence ATGATTCCCGAAATTGCTACTTATATCGGATATTCCGCTTCACTTTTTATTGTGCTGAGTTTCATATTGAAAGATATAAGAAAAATCAGAATTGTGAATATGATAGGTTGTATCTGTTTTGTCATTTATGGCATTTTCAGCGGAATGCTCTGGCCGGTGATTATTCCCAACGGACTGATTTGCTTTATACAAATTTACCATCTTTTGACGGATAAAAAGAAGTAA
- a CDS encoding glycosyltransferase family 9 protein, with protein sequence MTRILAYRFSAFGDVAMTAPVFREFLEQNPDVEIIMVSRQNFQDLFAGIPNVIFKGINLDDYKGFFGLNRLANELIKEFKPDLIANLHDVIRTKVLDKIYIRKGLKVFKINKGKEEKERLTDVWNLNKVQLRKTVERYADVFREMGFKVELSHQLRPAPINKSGIGFAPFAQHQGKMLPLEKSYELARILAQKHKVYFFGGGKKETETLEKWEREIPNTYSLSGKLSLAEELNKISELELMISMDSANMHLASLMGTRCISVWGSTHPYAGFLGFGQSEDDVVQIEDLTCRPCSVFGDKECFRGDWACLEELDVQKIVKKI encoded by the coding sequence GTGACAAGAATTTTAGCATATCGTTTTTCTGCTTTTGGTGATGTTGCAATGACAGCTCCCGTTTTCCGTGAGTTTTTAGAGCAAAATCCGGATGTGGAAATTATAATGGTTTCACGACAGAATTTTCAAGACTTATTTGCCGGCATTCCAAATGTTATATTTAAAGGAATCAATCTGGACGATTATAAAGGTTTCTTTGGATTGAACAGATTGGCGAATGAACTGATTAAAGAGTTTAAGCCTGATTTGATAGCCAATCTTCATGATGTTATCAGAACGAAGGTTTTAGATAAAATTTACATAAGAAAAGGCTTAAAAGTCTTCAAAATCAATAAAGGAAAGGAGGAAAAGGAACGGTTAACAGACGTTTGGAATCTGAATAAAGTTCAGCTGAGAAAAACGGTTGAACGTTATGCAGATGTTTTCCGCGAAATGGGTTTTAAAGTTGAATTGTCACACCAATTGAGACCGGCCCCAATAAATAAATCAGGAATTGGTTTTGCTCCTTTTGCCCAACACCAAGGGAAAATGCTTCCACTAGAAAAATCTTATGAATTAGCAAGGATTTTGGCTCAAAAACATAAGGTTTATTTTTTTGGCGGAGGTAAAAAAGAAACTGAAACTTTGGAAAAGTGGGAGAGGGAAATCCCTAATACTTACAGTTTATCAGGAAAACTGAGTCTTGCAGAAGAATTGAATAAGATTTCCGAGCTGGAGCTGATGATCTCTATGGATTCTGCCAATATGCATTTGGCAAGTCTAATGGGAACAAGATGTATTTCTGTTTGGGGATCGACGCATCCTTATGCGGGTTTTTTAGGATTCGGCCAAAGTGAAGATGATGTTGTTCAGATAGAAGATTTAACGTGCAGGCCGTGTTCTGTTTTCGGAGATAAAGAGTGTTTCCGAGGAGATTGGGCATGTCTGGAAGAGCTTGATGTACAAAAAATCGTCAAAAAAATTTGA